The following are from one region of the Hydrogenimonas sp. SS33 genome:
- the pglE gene encoding UDP-N-acetylbacillosamine transaminase: MKKKLFLSPPHMGGNELRYIQEVFASNYIAPLGAFVDRFEGTVASFAGVKAAAALSSATAAVHLALRLAGVGEGDRVLASTFTFIGSVAPILYQGAEPVFVDCDESWNADPKRVEEAIVRERPKAFVLTHLYGQSAKVDKIAEICEAHGVTLIEDAAESLGATLHGRQTGTFGRFGIYSFNGNKIITTSGGGMLVSDDEEAIAHARKLATQAREPFPWYEHEELGYNYRMSNVLAAIGVGQMEVLPERIRKKRQIFAWYRELLGEIGEIAFMPEIEGAMGNRWLTTLTFERTDPMKVMAALEEEAIESRPLWKPMHLQPLFGNARRYGGEMSEKLFARGLCLPSGTAMEREDVERVVSVIKDAVC, from the coding sequence ATGAAGAAAAAGCTCTTTCTCTCCCCGCCCCACATGGGCGGCAACGAGCTTCGGTATATCCAGGAAGTTTTCGCGAGCAACTACATCGCACCGCTGGGGGCCTTCGTGGATCGTTTCGAAGGGACGGTCGCTTCCTTCGCCGGGGTAAAGGCTGCGGCGGCGCTCAGTTCAGCGACGGCGGCGGTCCATCTGGCGCTGCGGCTCGCCGGCGTGGGGGAGGGGGACCGGGTGCTCGCCTCCACCTTCACCTTCATCGGCTCGGTGGCCCCGATTCTCTATCAGGGAGCCGAGCCGGTTTTCGTCGACTGCGACGAGAGCTGGAACGCCGATCCCAAACGGGTGGAGGAGGCGATCGTCCGGGAGCGGCCCAAAGCCTTCGTGCTGACCCATCTCTACGGCCAGAGTGCCAAGGTCGACAAGATCGCCGAGATCTGCGAAGCCCACGGCGTGACCTTGATCGAAGATGCGGCGGAGAGCCTGGGAGCCACGCTGCACGGGCGGCAGACCGGGACCTTCGGACGTTTCGGAATCTACTCCTTCAACGGCAACAAGATCATCACCACCAGCGGCGGGGGGATGCTGGTCAGCGACGACGAGGAGGCGATCGCCCATGCCAGAAAGCTCGCCACCCAGGCCAGAGAGCCCTTCCCCTGGTACGAGCACGAGGAGCTGGGGTACAACTACCGCATGAGCAATGTTTTGGCGGCCATCGGGGTGGGGCAGATGGAAGTATTGCCCGAACGGATCCGTAAGAAGCGGCAGATCTTCGCCTGGTATCGGGAGCTCCTGGGAGAGATCGGCGAAATCGCCTTCATGCCCGAGATCGAAGGCGCGATGGGCAACCGCTGGCTGACGACCCTCACCTTCGAACGTACCGATCCGATGAAGGTGATGGCGGCCCTGGAGGAAGAGGCGATCGAATCCCGCCCTCTCTGGAAACCGATGCACCTGCAGCCTCTTTTCGGCAATGCCCGCCGTTACGGCGGCGAAATGAGCGAGAAGCTCTTCGCCCGGGGCCTCTGTCTGCCCAGCGGTACCGCCATGGAGCGGGAGGATGTGGAGCGGGTCGTTTCCGTGATTAAGGATGCGGTATGCTGA
- a CDS encoding sugar transferase: MTRTDRFVKRCFDVGVAAAGLLLLWPVIAAGWIAASWETRSNGFFLQERIGKDGKRFRVVKLKTMKPSSSVDTTVTTADDVRITRSGRFLRRTKIDELPQLFNVLVGDMSLVGPRPDVPGFADRLEGEDRLVLSVRPGITGPATLKYRNEEEILTKQKDPERYNREVIWPDKVRINKAYVKHWSFVKDLEIIYRTIRSGA, translated from the coding sequence ATGACGCGCACAGACCGTTTCGTCAAAAGATGTTTCGATGTGGGGGTGGCCGCGGCGGGGTTGCTGCTGTTGTGGCCCGTCATCGCGGCAGGATGGATTGCCGCTTCCTGGGAAACCCGCAGCAACGGCTTTTTTCTGCAGGAGAGAATCGGAAAGGACGGAAAACGCTTCAGGGTGGTCAAGCTCAAAACGATGAAACCCTCCTCTTCGGTCGATACGACGGTCACGACGGCGGATGATGTGCGCATTACCAGATCGGGGAGGTTTCTCAGGCGCACCAAAATCGACGAGCTTCCGCAGCTTTTTAACGTGCTGGTCGGAGATATGAGCCTGGTCGGCCCGCGGCCCGATGTTCCGGGTTTCGCCGACCGCCTGGAAGGGGAAGACCGTCTCGTTCTCTCCGTCAGGCCCGGCATTACCGGCCCCGCGACACTCAAATACCGCAACGAGGAAGAGATATTGACGAAGCAGAAAGATCCGGAACGCTACAACCGTGAAGTGATCTGGCCCGACAAGGTGCGCATCAACAAAGCCTATGTCAAACATTGGTCGTTTGTGAAAGATCTCGAAATCATCTACCGAACGATCAGGAGCGGTGCATGA
- a CDS encoding STT3 domain-containing protein translates to MKNENLGRQQTLVLILIAYLFSVAMRLVWVQWAGTHPEFFWNGQLMINTNDGYYFASGVQKQLFGTLQYNPRVPDIWYTATTFFTWLATKVLPVSLDTAILYMPTVVSSLVVIPVILIGRLYGSTLMGFFAALLGSIAWSYYNRTMTGYYDTDMFSAMAPMFILYFLLASIEKEDTTHLLLAAATIILYPFLYDQGLSIVYAMGIMYMLYMVVFHPKERFTYRSIVIIAIALFHIYWPVKVLLIAGVFWAFEKERTDPLQEKIAAAAAVLLFLWLGDVFPLIWHKVASYAIRGEESGGLHFFQVNATVREAGKIPFDLMAKRISGSVPGLFAALIGYILLIMRHRSFVISLPLIGIGIFSLWGGLRFTVYAVPVAAISLVYLVYLVAGFVRNEKARFGVMALLTFLAIWPNITHILGYRVPTVFTNKEVALLDALRKKGSEKDYVLTWWDYGYPIWYYADKNTLIDGGKHDHDNFIVSEILTTDSQLEAARLSRIAVETYVSSGYKVVADTLFGNKQKDQTDPREFLARLGETSPVKLPPKSRDIFFYLPYRMLEIFPTVAVFSNLDLTTGERLPRKFFLKMNRFRNSPDALVFANGIRLDKKNGLLSIGKKKTQLRRFVTTALVRGGINRTQVQNINPEARLSLIYMKSYNTFLLVDEAMYNSLYVQLFVLGNYDDDLFELVESSPWAKVYRLKL, encoded by the coding sequence ATGAAAAATGAAAACCTCGGTCGTCAGCAGACCCTCGTTCTGATTCTGATCGCCTATCTCTTCAGTGTCGCCATGCGTCTTGTCTGGGTGCAGTGGGCCGGCACACATCCGGAGTTTTTCTGGAACGGTCAGTTGATGATCAACACCAATGACGGGTACTATTTCGCTTCCGGTGTACAGAAACAGCTTTTCGGAACTCTGCAGTACAACCCGAGAGTCCCCGATATCTGGTATACCGCAACCACCTTCTTTACGTGGCTGGCGACAAAAGTACTGCCGGTTTCGCTGGATACCGCCATTTTGTATATGCCGACGGTGGTTTCGAGTCTGGTCGTTATTCCCGTTATATTGATAGGACGGCTCTACGGTTCGACGCTGATGGGCTTTTTCGCCGCACTGCTCGGTTCCATCGCGTGGAGTTACTACAACCGGACCATGACGGGCTATTACGATACCGATATGTTCTCCGCGATGGCGCCCATGTTCATTCTCTATTTTCTGCTTGCGTCTATCGAAAAGGAGGACACTACCCATCTGCTTCTGGCGGCGGCAACGATTATTCTTTACCCGTTTCTTTATGATCAGGGGCTCTCGATCGTCTATGCCATGGGCATCATGTACATGCTCTATATGGTGGTTTTCCATCCGAAAGAGCGATTCACCTACCGCTCCATCGTCATCATCGCGATTGCGCTTTTTCATATCTATTGGCCCGTCAAGGTCCTGCTGATAGCGGGAGTCTTTTGGGCGTTTGAAAAAGAGCGGACGGATCCGCTGCAGGAGAAGATCGCCGCCGCCGCGGCGGTGCTTCTTTTTCTCTGGCTGGGAGATGTTTTCCCTCTCATCTGGCACAAGGTGGCATCCTATGCCATCCGGGGGGAAGAGAGCGGCGGCCTGCACTTTTTCCAGGTCAACGCCACGGTACGTGAAGCGGGCAAAATTCCTTTTGACCTGATGGCCAAAAGAATCAGCGGCTCCGTTCCAGGACTTTTCGCGGCGCTGATCGGATACATTCTGCTGATCATGCGCCATCGATCCTTCGTTATCTCCCTGCCTCTCATCGGTATCGGTATCTTTTCACTCTGGGGTGGTTTGCGCTTTACCGTCTATGCCGTTCCGGTAGCGGCGATCAGCCTGGTCTATCTTGTCTATCTTGTCGCCGGTTTTGTCCGGAATGAAAAGGCCCGCTTCGGAGTGATGGCCCTGCTCACCTTTCTGGCGATTTGGCCCAATATTACCCATATTCTCGGATACAGGGTTCCTACGGTTTTTACGAACAAAGAGGTGGCGCTGCTTGACGCGCTCAGGAAAAAAGGGAGCGAGAAAGATTATGTCCTGACATGGTGGGATTACGGCTATCCGATCTGGTACTATGCCGACAAAAATACACTGATCGACGGAGGAAAGCACGACCACGACAATTTCATCGTTTCCGAAATTCTCACCACCGACTCCCAGTTGGAGGCGGCGCGGCTCAGCCGTATCGCGGTCGAAACCTATGTCTCGTCGGGATACAAAGTCGTTGCGGACACCCTTTTCGGGAACAAACAGAAAGACCAGACCGATCCCCGCGAATTTCTGGCACGGCTCGGGGAAACCTCACCCGTGAAACTGCCTCCGAAGAGCCGTGATATTTTCTTCTATCTTCCCTATCGGATGCTGGAAATCTTCCCCACCGTCGCGGTTTTCAGCAACCTCGACCTCACCACGGGCGAGCGGCTTCCTCGGAAATTTTTCCTGAAGATGAACCGGTTCAGAAACAGCCCCGATGCCCTGGTCTTCGCCAACGGCATCAGGCTCGACAAAAAGAACGGGCTGCTTTCGATAGGCAAAAAGAAAACACAGCTTCGTAGGTTCGTTACGACCGCCCTCGTACGGGGGGGTATCAACCGGACGCAGGTGCAGAACATCAATCCCGAAGCCCGGCTCTCCCTGATCTATATGAAAAGCTACAATACTTTCCTTCTGGTCGATGAGGCGATGTACAACTCTCTCTATGTCCAGCTTTTCGTTCTGGGCAACTATGACGATGATCTCTTCGAGCTGGTCGAAAGTTCTCCCTGGGCGAAGGTGTATCGACTGAAGTTATGA